From Nicotiana tabacum cultivar K326 chromosome 20, ASM71507v2, whole genome shotgun sequence, one genomic window encodes:
- the LOC142174657 gene encoding uncharacterized protein LOC142174657: MKAWTPDFNLHDEVLRTIPLWVKFPNLPLNCWSMKALSKIGSALGNPVYADDFTTSTVIISYARMLIEMDITKPLPRRVKMQDPMGNKIEQEIRIEQATNEPGTSSMQLRSYGAQEMYQDTQFIPWISNFSNNNKSRTWVLWDLKIFDFEPTDIDDQIIHGQVRTHSRLLAFGFTSIYGLHTIKDRLSMWQKLRQINSLQQGPWLAMGDFNAVLNSQDRQHSTIIQDMETKDFREFMSDTGMNELPSIGWDYTWTNNHTYSRIDRGLVNIDWMMTMPSLSIQILEPSFSDHSPLKLMISQIHRKKASPFRFFNCIAEHPQFIQEVDQAWSTTGKMGSYMEYGIN, encoded by the exons ATGAAAGCTTGGACACCAGACTTTAATCTGCACGATGAAGTCTTGAGAACCATTCCTTTGTGGGTGAAGTTCCCAAATCTTCCACTCAATTGCTGGAGTATGAAGGCACTAAGCAAGATAGGGAGTGCATTGGGAAATCCAGTGTATGCTGATGATTTTACAACTAGTACAGTTATAATTTCTTATGCGAGAATGTTAATTGAGATGGACATCACCAAGCCCCTTCCTAGAAGAGTGAAGATGCAGGACCCAATGGGAAATAAAATTGAacaagagataa GGATTGAACAAGCAACAAATGAACCAGGAACAAGCAGTATGCAGCTGAGGAGCTATGGGGCACAAGAGATGTATCAGGATACCCAATTCATACCA TGGATATCAAATTTCAGCAACAACAATAAGAGCAGAACATGGGTACTATGGgatctaaaaatatttgattttgaACCAACTGATATAGATGATCAAATCATTCATGGACAAGTCAGAACTCACTCAAGACTACTAGCATTTGGATTTACATCAATATATGGTTTGCATACTATAAAAGATAGGTTGAGTATGTGGCAGAAGTTGAGACAGATAAATAGCTTGCAACAAGGACCATGGCTAGCAATGGGAGATTTTAATGCAGTATTAAATAGCCAAGATAGACAGCATAGTACTATAATACAAGATATGGAAACAAAGGACTTTAGAGAGTTCATGAGTGACACAGGAATGAATGAATTACCTTCTATAGGATGGGACTACACATGGACAAATAACCATACATACAGCAGAATAGATAGAGGATTGGTGAACATTGACTGGATGATGACAATGCCTAGCCTGAGTATACAAATCCTAGAACCATCTTTCTCTGACCATTCCCCACTTAAGCTGATGATTTCACAAATACATAGGAAGAAAGCCAGCCCATTCAGATTTTTCAATTGCATTGCTGAGCATCCTCAATTTATTCAAGAAGTAGATCAAGCATGGAGCACAACTGGAAAAATGGGAAGCTACATGGAGTATGGAATAAACTAA